A window of Clostridium sp. 'White wine YQ' contains these coding sequences:
- the sdaAA gene encoding L-serine ammonia-lyase, iron-sulfur-dependent, subunit alpha has product MFAKDGLELLEICESKGISLSEYAILYEMDSKEATREEVIELMRKHYEVMKKSCSEGMEKEVYSVSGLIGGDGYKIKKYLNSGKSITGNVMIKAMGRAISCAEVNASMGQIVACPTAGSCGILPAVILTAGEKLELSEDDQIKGLFSAAALGLIIAQNATLAGAEGGCQAECGSAAAMSAAAVVEMMGGTPKMSLDAAAIVFKNIIGLVCDPIAGLVEVPCAKRNFAGAISALTTADLVMAGVESKIPFDDALSAVYTVGKNMPSELRETALGGLAITKTGMELKEKVFNNLEK; this is encoded by the coding sequence ATGTTTGCAAAAGATGGGTTAGAATTATTAGAGATATGTGAAAGTAAAGGTATATCTTTAAGTGAGTATGCTATATTGTACGAAATGGATTCTAAGGAAGCTACAAGAGAAGAAGTAATAGAATTAATGAGAAAACATTATGAAGTCATGAAAAAGTCTTGCAGTGAAGGAATGGAGAAAGAAGTATATTCTGTAAGTGGATTAATTGGTGGAGATGGATATAAAATAAAAAAATATTTAAATAGTGGAAAATCAATTACTGGAAATGTTATGATAAAAGCAATGGGAAGAGCAATATCCTGTGCTGAAGTAAATGCATCAATGGGGCAAATAGTAGCATGTCCGACTGCTGGGTCTTGTGGGATACTACCAGCAGTTATATTGACAGCTGGAGAAAAATTAGAGCTATCCGAAGATGATCAAATTAAAGGATTATTTTCAGCTGCAGCATTAGGACTGATTATTGCACAAAACGCTACATTAGCAGGGGCAGAGGGTGGTTGTCAGGCTGAATGTGGTTCAGCAGCAGCTATGAGTGCGGCAGCAGTTGTTGAAATGATGGGAGGAACTCCTAAAATGAGCTTGGATGCTGCGGCTATTGTATTTAAAAATATAATTGGATTAGTTTGTGATCCAATAGCTGGGTTAGTTGAAGTACCTTGTGCTAAAAGAAACTTTGCAGGAGCAATTAGTGCACTTACAACAGCAGATTTAGTTATGGCGGGTGTTGAAAGCAAAATTCCTTTTGATGATGCTCTTTCTGCCGTATATACAGTAGGAAAAAACATGCCTAGTGAGCTAAGAGAAACTGCTTTAGGTGGGCTAGCAATAACTAAAACTGGGATGGAGTTAAAGGAAAAAGTATTTAATAATCTTGAAAAGTAA
- the sdaAB gene encoding L-serine ammonia-lyase, iron-sulfur-dependent subunit beta, with translation MKKYDVFDIIGPIMIGPSSSHTAGATRIARMARIVAEEDIKEVSFLLHGSFSKTYKGHGTDRALAAGILGMNPSDIRLRNSLDIAKEAGIKVEFIEANLGEVHPNTVKCIITGKTGLVYSLVGSSIGGGNIQVIEINNQKVDFTGNYPTLIISHKDVPGSVSKVTALLYKENINIAFMKVFRSEKGKDATMLFEVDNPIPDLIMDEIKSINDISKVIRINPIKEGE, from the coding sequence ATGAAAAAGTATGATGTATTTGATATTATTGGTCCTATAATGATTGGACCCTCATCTTCACACACAGCAGGAGCAACAAGAATAGCTAGAATGGCTAGAATTGTTGCAGAAGAAGATATTAAAGAAGTTAGTTTCCTACTACATGGTTCTTTCTCAAAAACCTATAAAGGGCATGGAACAGATAGAGCATTAGCTGCAGGCATTTTGGGAATGAATCCAAGTGATATTAGACTTAGAAATTCCCTTGATATAGCTAAAGAGGCTGGAATAAAAGTAGAATTCATTGAAGCAAATTTAGGAGAAGTACATCCTAATACAGTTAAGTGTATAATTACTGGAAAAACTGGATTAGTATATTCATTAGTGGGATCATCTATTGGGGGAGGAAATATTCAAGTAATTGAGATAAATAATCAGAAGGTTGATTTCACAGGAAATTATCCAACATTAATAATTTCTCATAAGGATGTCCCAGGAAGTGTATCAAAAGTTACAGCATTATTATATAAGGAAAATATTAATATAGCATTTATGAAAGTATTTAGAAGTGAAAAAGGTAAAGATGCAACCATGTTATTTGAAGTAGATAATCCAATCCCAGACCTAATTATGGATGAGATTAAATCTATCAATGATATTTCCAAAGTAATAAGAATAAATCCAATAAAAGAAGGAGAATAA
- a CDS encoding nucleoside kinase: MKSLSLTLCNGKSIEVEQGTILKDIIEKYYEKDEMSIMLAKVNGRFRELSSSLEESGTFEAVKNNTVEGMQVYGRTMTFIFIKAALDLFPDSKITMEHSISKGIYGEIHKEKILTEEDVKNIKSKMKELIERNLPINKLKISKQEAINIFEGYGMVDKVKLLSHMQFDKVNVYELDGRYDYFYGYMAPNTGSVRLFDVIFYDQGFILRYPDDKNPTKIIEFMEHKKLSNIFRETEQWLNILGVGEVGSLNDKMISKDAQDLIRVSEALHEKKIAYIADKISEEKEVRVVLIAGPSSSGKTTFSKRLSIQLRVNGLLPIPISLDDYFIDRDRSPLDEEGKPDYENINALDLDLFNKQLELLLKGEEVEIPIYNFITGTREHEGRKFRLPQNGILVIEGIHGLNNQLTESIADKNKFKIYISALTQLNLDNHNRIATTDIRKIRRIVRDYLTRGYGGEQTLEMWPSIKRGEERNIFVFQEEADVMFNSTLVYELCVLKSFALKELNKINEDSSVFYEAQRLKSFLSFFKEVSVDLVPENSILREFIGGSCFYKY; this comes from the coding sequence ATGAAAAGCTTGAGTCTAACATTATGTAATGGTAAAAGTATTGAAGTGGAACAGGGAACCATATTAAAAGATATAATAGAGAAATATTATGAAAAAGATGAAATGTCAATAATGCTAGCAAAGGTAAATGGAAGATTTCGTGAATTAAGCAGTTCATTAGAAGAAAGCGGAACTTTTGAAGCAGTTAAAAATAATACCGTAGAAGGTATGCAAGTTTATGGAAGAACAATGACTTTCATATTTATCAAGGCTGCTTTAGATTTATTTCCTGATTCAAAGATAACTATGGAGCATTCTATTAGTAAAGGAATTTACGGAGAAATTCACAAAGAAAAGATATTAACTGAAGAAGATGTTAAGAATATAAAATCAAAAATGAAAGAATTGATTGAGAGGAATCTTCCTATAAATAAACTCAAAATATCGAAGCAGGAGGCCATTAATATCTTTGAAGGGTATGGGATGGTTGATAAGGTAAAACTTTTATCACATATGCAATTTGATAAGGTAAATGTTTATGAATTAGATGGAAGATATGATTATTTTTATGGCTATATGGCACCTAATACTGGAAGTGTTAGGTTGTTTGATGTTATTTTTTATGATCAAGGGTTTATATTAAGATACCCAGATGATAAAAATCCTACGAAAATAATTGAGTTTATGGAACATAAAAAATTATCTAATATATTTAGAGAAACTGAGCAATGGCTCAATATTCTAGGAGTCGGAGAAGTGGGATCTTTGAATGACAAAATGATTTCCAAAGATGCTCAGGATTTGATTAGAGTATCAGAAGCACTTCATGAAAAGAAAATTGCCTATATAGCAGATAAAATAAGTGAAGAAAAGGAAGTTAGAGTAGTATTAATTGCTGGACCTAGTTCATCAGGAAAGACGACATTCTCAAAGCGTCTATCTATTCAATTAAGAGTTAATGGTCTTCTTCCTATACCAATTTCATTAGATGATTATTTTATAGATAGAGATAGGAGTCCCTTAGATGAAGAGGGGAAACCGGATTATGAAAATATTAATGCACTTGATTTAGATTTATTTAATAAGCAGTTAGAATTACTTCTAAAAGGGGAAGAAGTTGAAATACCTATTTATAATTTTATTACAGGTACAAGAGAACATGAAGGTAGAAAATTTAGACTTCCTCAAAATGGTATTTTAGTTATTGAAGGTATTCATGGGCTAAACAATCAATTAACTGAGTCAATTGCAGACAAAAATAAATTTAAAATTTATATTAGTGCATTAACACAACTAAATCTAGATAATCATAATAGAATTGCAACAACTGATATAAGAAAAATAAGAAGAATTGTTAGAGATTATCTTACTCGTGGATATGGTGGGGAACAAACTTTAGAAATGTGGCCATCAATTAAGAGAGGGGAGGAACGTAATATTTTTGTTTTTCAGGAAGAAGCAGATGTTATGTTCAATTCAACTTTAGTATATGAGCTATGCGTTCTCAAAAGTTTTGCATTAAAAGAGTTAAATAAGATAAATGAGGATAGTTCTGTATTTTATGAAGCACAAAGACTGAAATCTTTTTTAAGTTTCTTTAAAGAAGTATCAGTAGATTTAGTACCAGAAAATTCTATATTAAGGGAATTTATTGGTGGAAGTTGTTTTTATAAATATTAA
- a CDS encoding DUF421 domain-containing protein — MFIVIFRTCILYLLVVLVIRLMGKRQIGELQPYELVITIVISDLATVPMQDVRLPLILGIIPIMSLLILELILTELQLKSNFMRKIIDGNPSIIIKNGKLNEKELKSQRINLDDLMEELRVSGNLDISKIKYALLENNGQLSIIPMDNNIMNLPAILYIDGQYNKETLSKMNKDVEWLKQKLQNKGVNIEDTFIVLIDSTGKLIHQLKGDFEKMESEKK, encoded by the coding sequence ATGTTTATTGTTATATTTCGCACATGTATTTTATATCTTCTCGTGGTTTTAGTAATTAGACTTATGGGAAAACGTCAAATTGGTGAACTTCAACCATATGAATTAGTTATTACTATAGTTATTTCAGATCTTGCTACTGTTCCAATGCAGGATGTAAGACTTCCATTAATTTTGGGTATTATTCCTATAATGTCACTTTTGATTCTAGAACTTATTTTAACAGAACTTCAGCTAAAAAGTAACTTTATGAGAAAAATTATTGATGGTAATCCTTCAATTATAATTAAGAATGGAAAGTTAAACGAAAAAGAACTTAAAAGTCAAAGAATAAACCTTGATGATCTTATGGAGGAATTAAGAGTTAGTGGAAACTTGGATATATCCAAGATTAAATATGCTTTACTAGAAAATAACGGTCAGCTTTCTATAATTCCTATGGATAATAATATTATGAATTTACCAGCTATTTTATATATTGATGGTCAGTATAATAAAGAAACCTTATCTAAAATGAATAAAGATGTTGAATGGCTGAAACAAAAACTTCAAAACAAGGGTGTAAATATTGAAGATACCTTTATTGTATTAATAGATAGCACTGGGAAGTTAATACATCAGCTAAAAGGTGACTTTGAAAAAATGGAGAGTGAGAAGAAATGA
- a CDS encoding DUF4363 family protein: MRNSIISIALFAILLGFLFYANGKLTGICEHILKNSEETETLITEENWEKSYDNTVELIDYIKDNSSAVALYVNHTDFDNLNIEASKLSQYIKYHNAEEALASLHAIKFSTNYILDLQEVSIKNIF; the protein is encoded by the coding sequence ATGAGAAATTCAATAATTTCTATAGCTTTATTTGCTATTCTTTTAGGGTTTCTCTTTTATGCAAATGGGAAGCTCACAGGTATTTGCGAACATATATTGAAAAATTCTGAAGAAACTGAGACTCTAATAACCGAAGAAAACTGGGAAAAAAGTTATGATAACACAGTAGAGCTTATAGATTATATAAAGGATAATTCCTCTGCAGTAGCTCTATATGTAAACCATACAGATTTTGATAACTTAAATATTGAAGCATCAAAACTAAGTCAATATATTAAATATCACAATGCTGAAGAAGCTTTAGCTTCGCTGCATGCCATAAAATTTTCAACAAATTATATACTCGACTTACAGGAAGTTAGTATAAAAAATATTTTTTAA
- a CDS encoding HAMP domain-containing sensor histidine kinase — translation MFRKLKLNKIKPTGIFFKITLGNIVIISMTVFLFLVLSIIFALFMVKFSSDAMKDNNIKNYIDTLAKEDYENIDISVISKYGGWLEVLKDNKIIYIKGNKLDKVTEYSTGELVDMLQETYNLPSVNSNLKEYIFCKSFKDKVGHELILLVKFPAGENKDTKLRSMMNNTTPGFYYDEKDLDGKIKKIMLLIYGGFFITSLIFLLLISKLISKNIANPIKHIIKGIEEISRGNYSYRINCRADSELATIRDALNSMPEKIQKTEEEKNKIEENKKIMIADISHDLKTPITSIEGYAIALRDDMVSDPIKRKKYLDYILKKSERMNYLIDELFSFSKVDASTFKLNLEKIDICEFYRRTIIEHLPELEKSKFSYEINIYDEPIFMSIDKQEMYRAISNLISNSLKYNPEGTKIIFNLRKVQEEVFIEVIDNGIGMDKELQEVVFYEFTRGDKTRVSSGGAGLGLAISKKIIELHGGEIELYSTLGVGTSFKISLMINHNS, via the coding sequence ATGTTCAGAAAACTTAAGTTGAATAAGATTAAACCAACAGGTATTTTTTTCAAGATTACGCTAGGAAATATAGTTATAATTTCAATGACTGTTTTTTTGTTTTTAGTGTTATCTATTATTTTTGCATTATTTATGGTCAAGTTTTCATCTGATGCAATGAAAGATAATAATATAAAAAATTATATTGATACATTAGCTAAAGAGGACTATGAAAATATAGATATTTCAGTTATATCAAAATATGGCGGATGGCTTGAAGTGCTTAAAGACAATAAAATAATATACATCAAGGGAAATAAGCTAGATAAAGTAACAGAATACTCTACTGGAGAATTAGTAGATATGTTACAAGAAACATATAATTTGCCTTCAGTTAATTCCAATCTAAAAGAATATATATTTTGTAAAAGTTTTAAAGATAAGGTTGGACATGAATTGATTTTATTAGTCAAGTTTCCTGCAGGTGAAAATAAGGATACAAAACTAAGGTCAATGATGAATAATACTACCCCAGGATTTTATTATGATGAAAAAGATTTAGATGGAAAAATAAAAAAGATAATGTTATTGATTTATGGGGGATTTTTTATAACTAGTTTAATATTCTTGTTACTAATAAGTAAGTTAATTTCAAAGAATATAGCTAATCCTATAAAGCATATTATTAAGGGCATTGAGGAAATAAGTAGAGGTAATTACTCATATAGAATTAATTGCAGAGCAGATAGTGAATTAGCAACTATTAGAGATGCTTTAAATTCAATGCCCGAAAAGATTCAAAAGACAGAAGAAGAGAAAAATAAGATAGAAGAAAATAAAAAGATAATGATTGCAGATATTTCTCATGATTTAAAAACTCCTATTACATCAATAGAAGGATATGCAATAGCACTTAGAGACGATATGGTTTCAGATCCAATTAAAAGAAAAAAATATTTAGATTATATTTTAAAGAAAAGCGAAAGAATGAATTATTTAATAGATGAATTATTTTCATTTTCCAAAGTGGATGCATCTACGTTTAAATTAAATTTAGAGAAGATTGATATATGTGAGTTTTATAGAAGAACTATAATTGAACATTTACCTGAGCTAGAAAAAAGTAAGTTTAGTTACGAAATAAATATATACGATGAACCGATATTTATGAGCATTGATAAACAAGAGATGTATAGAGCAATATCAAACTTAATATCGAATTCACTTAAATACAATCCAGAAGGGACAAAGATAATTTTTAATTTAAGGAAAGTTCAAGAAGAAGTATTTATCGAGGTAATTGATAATGGAATAGGGATGGATAAAGAACTTCAAGAAGTAGTATTCTATGAATTTACAAGGGGTGATAAAACCAGAGTAAGTTCAGGAGGAGCAGGACTCGGACTAGCTATTTCAAAAAAAATTATTGAGCTGCATGGAGGGGAAATTGAATTATATAGCACATTAGGTGTTGGAACATCATTTAAGATAAGTTTAATGATAAATCATAATTCCTAA
- a CDS encoding response regulator transcription factor, whose amino-acid sequence MRNILIVDDEVEIIELIELYLEKDGYRVYKAEDGIEAWRIITSEKIDLVLLDIMIPGIDGYQLVKKIREKYNIPVIFISAKSDANDLILGLGLGADDYIIKPFNPLELSARVGAHIRRFTELKGEEAEFVKDIKSGKIILGTLVLDENQCMLLKDNREIIMTVTEYKIMRFLMKNPNKVFTKKQIFEQVWEDEYYGDDNTIMVHISNIRDKIEECPRTPKYLKTVRGLGYKFQWD is encoded by the coding sequence ATGCGAAATATCTTAATTGTAGACGATGAAGTAGAGATAATTGAATTGATAGAATTATACTTAGAAAAGGATGGCTATAGGGTTTATAAGGCAGAAGATGGAATAGAAGCATGGAGAATTATAACTAGTGAAAAGATAGATCTAGTTTTATTAGATATAATGATCCCAGGGATTGATGGATATCAATTAGTAAAGAAAATTAGAGAGAAATATAATATACCAGTTATTTTTATATCGGCTAAGAGTGATGCAAATGATCTTATTCTTGGGTTAGGATTAGGAGCAGATGATTACATAATTAAGCCATTTAATCCACTTGAATTAAGCGCAAGAGTAGGAGCACATATAAGAAGATTTACAGAGCTTAAAGGGGAAGAAGCAGAATTTGTTAAAGATATAAAGAGTGGAAAGATAATATTAGGGACACTTGTACTTGATGAAAATCAATGTATGCTTTTAAAAGATAATAGAGAAATTATAATGACTGTAACTGAATATAAAATCATGAGATTTTTAATGAAAAATCCTAATAAGGTATTTACAAAAAAACAGATATTTGAACAAGTATGGGAAGATGAGTATTATGGGGATGATAATACAATTATGGTTCATATAAGTAATATTAGGGACAAGATAGAAGAATGTCCGAGGACGCCTAAGTACCTTAAAACTGTTAGAGGGTTAGGATATAAATTTCAATGGGATTAA
- a CDS encoding ABC transporter permease: protein MKFTDGIKMAFSDIRRRKLRSFLTIVAISVGSLLLMAMLGLGDTLAKQVENMFSTFSDTQEITVFNIKPSAAGSVSINVGVQDKNAAGQKRETKNITTEDLDKISKISGVEYVKAILETKLTGVTIEGNSVQNKGVTLRGYNFSYYKSFKNDLAYGNDFSNDKNEIIVGQKYLKAIGIDNGEDVLGKEITLKVDAPVIDGVAVRQSFATKGKIIGVLKESSDEKRNIICSQQIAEEVLNYYSEKTDYFKETGYPSLVVRAKTLDDVKTINDEVRNKVGFETFTMAELSQKMAAATKSFKLIFSVAGIIVILVASIGLINTMNMSIQEKKKTIGIMKAVGASRRAIKNIFLVQAALLGILGAILGCAIAAIITVVLNTYVLKETQVVLSLVNLGICFGITFVISTISGLMPASKASKMNVVEIISYE from the coding sequence ATGAAGTTTACTGATGGAATTAAAATGGCGTTTTCAGACATAAGAAGAAGAAAACTAAGGAGTTTTCTAACTATCGTAGCGATATCAGTAGGAAGCCTCTTGCTTATGGCTATGCTTGGACTTGGAGATACCTTAGCAAAACAGGTGGAGAATATGTTTTCTACATTCTCAGATACACAAGAAATAACAGTTTTTAATATTAAACCTTCTGCAGCAGGTTCAGTTAGTATTAATGTTGGTGTGCAAGATAAAAATGCAGCTGGTCAAAAAAGAGAAACTAAAAATATTACTACAGAAGATTTAGATAAGATAAGTAAAATTTCTGGAGTAGAATATGTTAAGGCTATATTAGAAACAAAGCTAACTGGTGTTACTATAGAAGGAAACAGCGTACAAAATAAAGGTGTAACATTAAGAGGATATAATTTTAGCTACTACAAATCATTCAAAAATGATTTAGCCTATGGTAATGATTTTTCTAATGATAAAAATGAGATTATTGTTGGACAGAAGTATTTAAAGGCTATTGGAATAGATAATGGAGAAGATGTTCTAGGTAAAGAAATCACTTTAAAAGTTGATGCTCCTGTTATAGATGGTGTAGCGGTAAGACAATCATTTGCAACCAAAGGAAAAATTATAGGGGTATTAAAAGAAAGTAGTGATGAAAAGAGAAACATAATTTGTTCACAGCAAATAGCAGAAGAAGTTTTAAATTATTACTCAGAGAAAACAGATTATTTTAAAGAAACTGGTTATCCAAGCCTTGTAGTAAGAGCAAAGACTCTGGACGATGTTAAAACTATTAATGATGAAGTAAGGAATAAAGTAGGTTTTGAGACATTTACTATGGCAGAATTATCTCAAAAGATGGCAGCTGCTACAAAGAGCTTTAAGTTAATCTTTTCTGTTGCAGGAATAATAGTTATTTTAGTTGCAAGTATTGGATTAATTAATACTATGAATATGAGTATACAAGAAAAGAAAAAAACCATAGGAATTATGAAGGCAGTAGGAGCATCAAGAAGAGCAATAAAAAATATATTTTTAGTTCAGGCAGCTTTACTTGGAATTTTAGGAGCAATATTAGGTTGTGCTATAGCTGCTATAATTACGGTTGTACTTAATACCTATGTTTTAAAAGAAACTCAAGTAGTATTAAGTCTAGTAAACCTAGGTATATGTTTTGGAATAACTTTTGTGATTTCAACCATTTCAGGATTGATGCCGGCATCTAAGGCATCTAAAATGAACGTTGTTGAAATAATTAGTTATGAATAA
- a CDS encoding ABC transporter permease, producing MKFKDSIGMAFRDLKRRKGRTFLTTLGITIGTMLLISMVGLGINFKRVLLENLNSDASSKLISVSNIKNNVDTDETMDLNSENDYNAWMEENSLKIDKTTLGEIRKIEGVESIRAYISDSTNYKYNIADKDYEGSISLLGANLDDPLITDSAISDKRESKKDKSINFIKYGSTLTKGEKGQVLLGENVILDNKIDNPEALIGKTFKVTVDTIGLVKVKPFVKEFKIAGIIDKNFTEASSIVVSDEDLSEVLSFKESSKNYLQEKGYSNISVAAKDIKNVDGIVTKIEDLGYMTTSAQEMAKSINKMLNGISLILSSLGVIVLVVAAIGIINTMIMAIYEKFRSIGVMKAVGASSRDIKNIFLVQSSSIGLIGGVTGVILGFSLIKLGQIFINIYLKSKGYSMTLEFGLPIWLVAASVGFSILLALIAGIYPASRASKLNPVDALQS from the coding sequence ATGAAGTTTAAAGATTCCATTGGTATGGCGTTTAGGGATTTAAAAAGAAGAAAAGGAAGAACCTTTTTAACTACTTTAGGAATTACTATTGGAACGATGTTATTAATATCAATGGTTGGACTTGGTATTAACTTCAAAAGAGTTTTACTAGAAAACCTAAATAGTGATGCAAGCAGTAAGCTAATAAGTGTAAGTAATATTAAGAATAATGTGGACACAGATGAGACAATGGATCTAAATTCTGAAAATGATTATAATGCATGGATGGAAGAAAACTCTTTGAAGATAGACAAAACTACACTAGGTGAAATTAGAAAAATTGAAGGTGTAGAAAGTATAAGAGCATATATTAGTGATTCGACAAACTATAAATATAATATTGCAGACAAGGATTATGAAGGTAGTATTAGTTTATTAGGTGCTAATTTAGATGATCCATTAATAACTGATAGTGCAATAAGTGATAAAAGAGAAAGTAAAAAGGATAAGTCTATTAATTTTATTAAATATGGTTCTACACTAACTAAAGGGGAAAAAGGACAGGTATTGCTTGGAGAAAATGTAATACTTGATAATAAGATAGATAATCCAGAAGCATTAATAGGAAAAACTTTTAAGGTTACAGTTGATACAATTGGTCTAGTAAAAGTAAAACCCTTTGTTAAGGAATTTAAAATAGCAGGAATTATAGATAAAAATTTTACTGAGGCTTCATCAATAGTGGTTAGTGATGAAGATTTGAGTGAAGTATTATCATTTAAGGAATCGTCAAAAAATTACTTGCAAGAGAAAGGATATTCTAATATATCTGTTGCAGCAAAGGATATAAAGAATGTAGATGGCATAGTAACCAAAATTGAAGACTTAGGTTATATGACAACATCGGCACAAGAAATGGCTAAATCAATTAATAAAATGTTAAATGGTATAAGTTTAATATTATCATCCTTAGGGGTAATAGTCTTAGTGGTAGCTGCTATTGGAATTATTAATACTATGATTATGGCTATATATGAGAAGTTCAGAAGTATAGGTGTAATGAAAGCAGTAGGTGCAAGTTCAAGGGATATAAAAAATATATTCTTAGTACAATCATCTTCCATTGGATTAATTGGAGGAGTTACAGGAGTTATATTAGGGTTTTCTCTAATTAAATTAGGACAAATATTTATAAATATATATTTGAAGAGTAAAGGATATTCAATGACATTAGAGTTCGGATTGCCAATATGGCTTGTAGCAGCTTCAGTTGGTTTTTCAATATTATTAGCTTTAATTGCCGGGATTTATCCAGCAAGCAGAGCATCGAAATTGAATCCTGTAGATGCTTTACAAAGTTAG
- a CDS encoding ABC transporter ATP-binding protein, with amino-acid sequence MIEISNVTKKYRMGKETVEALRGVNLKIENGEFLAILGPSGSGKSTLMHIIGGLDKPTSGTISVEGKDISKLKDKEMSKYRNSTIGFVFQAFNLENTQTALENVMMPLIFSGASKKERKIKALKALELVGLTDLSKHKPTEMSGGQRQRVSIARALVNDPAIIFADEPTGNLDSKTGSKIMNVFKELNEKGYTIIMVTHNEKEALRANRIVRIQDGEIAQDSSSDSQVREG; translated from the coding sequence ATGATTGAGATATCAAATGTTACCAAAAAGTATAGAATGGGAAAAGAAACAGTTGAAGCATTAAGAGGAGTTAACCTAAAGATTGAAAATGGTGAATTCTTGGCTATATTAGGTCCATCAGGATCTGGTAAGTCAACCCTTATGCATATAATTGGAGGACTTGATAAACCAACTAGTGGGACAATATCTGTGGAAGGAAAGGATATTTCTAAGTTAAAAGACAAGGAGATGTCAAAGTATAGAAATTCTACAATAGGATTCGTATTTCAAGCTTTTAATTTGGAAAATACACAAACTGCATTAGAAAATGTAATGATGCCATTAATTTTTTCAGGTGCATCTAAAAAGGAAAGAAAGATTAAGGCCTTAAAAGCATTAGAATTAGTAGGATTAACTGATTTGTCAAAACATAAGCCTACAGAAATGTCAGGTGGACAAAGACAAAGGGTTTCTATTGCTAGAGCACTTGTAAATGATCCAGCTATAATATTTGCTGACGAACCTACAGGAAATTTAGATTCTAAAACTGGAAGCAAGATAATGAATGTATTTAAAGAGTTAAATGAAAAAGGATATACGATAATTATGGTAACACATAATGAAAAAGAGGCTCTCAGAGCTAATAGAATTGTAAGAATTCAAGATGGTGAAATAGCTCAAGATAGCAGCAGTGACTCTCAAGTAAGGGAGGGGTAA